A stretch of Chitinophaga caeni DNA encodes these proteins:
- a CDS encoding PAAR domain-containing protein, translating to MPPAARITDMHTCPLVSGVVPHVGGPILPPGTPAVFIGGVPAATVGSMALCTGPIDSIVMGSSTVLIGGQPAARMGDSTAHGGIIVAGCPTVLIG from the coding sequence ATGCCTCCTGCTGCAAGAATTACAGATATGCATACTTGTCCCCTCGTATCGGGTGTCGTACCACACGTTGGGGGGCCCATCTTACCCCCGGGAACACCGGCAGTATTTATCGGGGGGGTACCTGCTGCTACTGTTGGCAGCATGGCGCTTTGTACCGGGCCTATTGATTCAATTGTAATGGGTAGCAGCACGGTACTGATAGGTGGTCAACCGGCAGCCAGGATGGGTGATAGCACGGCACACGGTGGTATTATCGTGGCCGGTTGCCCAACAGTTTTAATCGGTTAA
- the vgrG gene encoding type VI secretion system tip protein VgrG, producing the protein MPEDRTILPDTAATVVSFEIKINNAAIPLTIAVESIFVQKELNRIPVAKVVLIDGNPAEEQFETSDGNLFIPGNEIEILAGYDSDNKTLFKGLIVKQQVKIRSNNSILIVECRDKIIQATGVKKNKYFSEGVKDSDIFSELLRPYNLGTDIQATDINHKQIIQYQSTDWDFILTRADVAGKVVIADDGNIQIKEPDLNSNPIISLVYGATILELDADIDARYQYKKVLTRSWSSDDQAITEVEISDPGIQLNGNIEAGDLSKVMDAEQVVLQHGGDINSEELQTWGSSFWEKHQAAKVRGRVKFKGTEAVKPGKTIELGGVGDRFNGKCFVGGIRHFISAGEWQTDAQLGVDPEWFSKNYNNENNPAAGLVPGITGLQIGIVTQLEGDPDGKNRIKLYLPIINKDEQGCWARVCTLDAGQDRGSFFLPEISDEVIVGFLNDDPREAIVLGMLNSSAKPAPLTASDDNHEKGFVTRSKMKMIFNDEKSSFTLETPKGKFFILDDDAGIIKLEDDFGNKIILDQDGINIESSKDMKLKASNNYNLEALKIESKANTTLRAEGSAGAEFVSSSTVTIQGAIVRIN; encoded by the coding sequence ATGCCGGAAGATAGAACAATATTACCCGATACTGCCGCTACCGTTGTTAGTTTTGAAATAAAAATTAACAATGCAGCCATTCCGCTTACCATCGCGGTTGAATCGATATTCGTACAGAAAGAACTGAACCGGATACCGGTGGCTAAAGTAGTATTGATCGATGGTAACCCTGCCGAAGAACAATTCGAAACATCCGACGGCAACTTATTTATTCCGGGAAATGAAATAGAAATACTGGCCGGCTACGATTCGGATAATAAAACGCTGTTCAAAGGACTGATCGTTAAACAACAAGTAAAAATACGGAGCAATAATTCCATACTTATCGTGGAATGCAGGGATAAAATCATCCAAGCTACAGGGGTTAAAAAAAACAAGTACTTCTCCGAAGGGGTAAAAGACAGTGATATTTTCAGCGAATTACTACGGCCTTATAATCTCGGCACCGACATTCAAGCAACTGATATTAACCATAAACAAATCATCCAATACCAATCTACTGATTGGGATTTCATATTAACCCGTGCAGATGTTGCGGGAAAAGTAGTGATAGCCGATGATGGTAACATCCAAATTAAAGAACCGGATTTAAATAGTAATCCCATCATTTCACTCGTTTACGGCGCCACTATTTTGGAACTGGATGCAGATATAGATGCCCGTTATCAATATAAAAAAGTCCTAACCAGGTCATGGAGTAGTGATGACCAAGCTATTACCGAGGTAGAGATTAGCGATCCCGGTATCCAGTTAAACGGGAATATTGAGGCAGGGGACTTATCAAAGGTCATGGATGCGGAGCAAGTAGTCCTGCAACATGGTGGCGACATCAATTCTGAGGAATTGCAAACATGGGGTAGTAGCTTCTGGGAAAAACATCAAGCTGCAAAAGTCCGGGGAAGGGTAAAATTCAAGGGAACCGAAGCGGTAAAACCAGGCAAAACAATTGAATTAGGCGGTGTTGGCGACCGCTTTAACGGTAAGTGCTTCGTGGGTGGAATCCGGCATTTCATTAGCGCCGGGGAGTGGCAAACGGATGCCCAACTTGGAGTTGACCCGGAATGGTTTTCCAAGAATTATAATAATGAAAATAACCCTGCCGCCGGTTTAGTACCGGGGATCACGGGATTACAAATCGGCATCGTTACACAACTGGAAGGTGATCCCGACGGCAAGAACAGGATCAAGTTGTACTTGCCTATTATCAATAAAGATGAACAAGGTTGTTGGGCCAGGGTATGCACCTTGGATGCAGGGCAAGACAGGGGCTCCTTCTTCCTACCCGAAATATCGGATGAGGTCATCGTTGGTTTTCTCAATGATGACCCGAGGGAAGCGATTGTGCTCGGCATGTTGAACAGCAGCGCCAAACCAGCGCCGCTCACGGCATCAGACGACAACCATGAAAAGGGATTCGTGACAAGGAGCAAGATGAAAATGATATTTAATGATGAAAAATCATCCTTTACACTTGAAACACCCAAAGGCAAATTTTTCATACTCGATGATGATGCGGGAATAATCAAGTTGGAAGACGATTTCGGCAATAAAATCATATTGGACCAGGATGGCATTAATATAGAAAGTAGCAAGGACATGAAACTAAAAGCCAGTAACAATTATAACCTGGAAGCCTTGAAGATCGAGTCCAAGGCTAATACAACTTTACGCGCTGAAGGCTCCGCCGGGGCCGAATTTGTATCGAGTAGTACCGTAACGATTCAAGGCGCTATAGTAAGAATTAATTAA
- a CDS encoding CIS tube protein, whose protein sequence is MTKLKIISFDDPKTRIPVGQMDVLINPDTYSKKIEIKYSEKQAPGTTGKLPKFSKIEPDKMDFELLFDRTGVITDQPPGLLGVEEDIDQLKSLTVEYKGNKHRPRFVSLYWGTLKFDGCLQNMDISYKLFDPRGLPLRAVVRTTFMGCIEDIKRINRENAQSPDLTHVRVVKQGDTLPLMCYEIYGDSKYYIEVAKFNGLDNFREIQPADKIKFPPLA, encoded by the coding sequence ATGACCAAACTGAAAATCATATCATTTGATGATCCGAAAACCCGCATCCCTGTTGGGCAAATGGATGTATTGATTAACCCCGATACATATAGCAAGAAAATAGAAATCAAATACTCGGAAAAACAGGCGCCCGGTACCACGGGAAAATTACCCAAATTCTCCAAGATCGAACCGGATAAAATGGATTTCGAATTGCTCTTTGATAGGACAGGGGTCATCACGGATCAACCACCGGGATTGCTGGGTGTCGAGGAAGATATCGATCAACTCAAATCTCTCACGGTAGAATATAAAGGCAACAAGCATAGGCCACGTTTCGTGAGCCTCTATTGGGGTACGCTCAAATTCGATGGCTGTTTGCAGAATATGGACATCAGCTACAAATTATTTGACCCCAGGGGATTACCGCTAAGGGCTGTTGTCAGGACTACCTTCATGGGTTGTATAGAAGATATTAAAAGAATTAACAGGGAAAATGCTCAATCGCCGGATCTAACACATGTAAGGGTTGTCAAACAAGGAGATACATTACCATTGATGTGTTATGAAATATACGGTGATTCTAAATACTATATCGAGGTGGCAAAATTTAACGGCCTCGATAATTTCCGGGAAATACAACCTGCTGATAAAATCAAATTTCCACCCTTAGCTTAA
- a CDS encoding DUF5908 family protein: MPVEIRELNIRVNVNQVQPEQDSMQNQSRNTNTTTGENDREEIIATCVEQVMEILRNKQER, translated from the coding sequence ATGCCAGTTGAAATACGCGAACTCAATATCCGTGTTAATGTAAACCAGGTTCAGCCGGAACAGGATTCCATGCAGAACCAATCACGGAACACAAATACAACCACGGGCGAAAACGACCGCGAGGAAATCATCGCTACCTGCGTAGAACAGGTGATGGAAATATTGAGAAATAAGCAAGAACGATAA
- a CDS encoding phage tail protein codes for MAANNKQHYLKTYPAVAFYFRVAFGSGNEDDGDSRFQSVAGLNVELETENRKEGGENRFEYALPIRTKYPNLVLKKGLIQSKSLRKWVIDNIYAITNMASDNPFKRLITPKDLTVTLLNPEGEELMVWNIVKAFPKKWSISDLNAEQNALAIETIELQYQYFTVKDKVNAS; via the coding sequence ATGGCTGCAAACAACAAACAACATTACCTGAAAACATACCCTGCGGTAGCTTTTTACTTCAGGGTTGCCTTCGGAAGCGGCAACGAAGATGATGGCGATAGCCGGTTTCAAAGCGTTGCCGGTTTAAACGTGGAGTTGGAAACAGAAAACCGGAAAGAAGGTGGCGAAAATAGATTTGAATATGCTTTGCCTATCCGTACTAAGTACCCCAACCTCGTACTTAAAAAAGGATTGATACAAAGCAAGAGTCTTAGGAAATGGGTAATCGACAATATATATGCCATTACTAATATGGCCTCCGATAATCCCTTCAAGAGATTGATCACACCGAAAGATCTAACGGTCACTTTACTAAACCCCGAAGGGGAGGAGCTGATGGTTTGGAATATCGTGAAAGCATTCCCGAAAAAATGGAGCATTTCTGATCTCAATGCCGAACAAAATGCCTTGGCGATTGAAACCATCGAATTACAATACCAATATTTCACCGTTAAAGATAAAGTAAATGCCAGTTGA
- a CDS encoding phage tail protein: MANYPLPKFHFLVEWGGTRIGFTEVSGLSLETEVIEYREGSSPEYSKIKMPGLQKFGNITLKRGVFASDNEYYDWFNTVKLNTIQRRDITISLLNENHEPVVVWKVKSAWPVKVQSPDLKSDANESAIETLEIAHEGLVIDNG; encoded by the coding sequence ATGGCAAACTATCCATTACCAAAGTTCCACTTTTTAGTTGAATGGGGTGGTACAAGAATCGGGTTTACCGAAGTTTCCGGCCTTAGCCTAGAAACCGAAGTGATTGAATACCGCGAAGGCAGCAGCCCGGAATATAGCAAAATCAAGATGCCGGGTCTTCAAAAATTCGGGAACATCACGCTAAAAAGAGGTGTATTCGCTTCGGATAATGAATATTATGATTGGTTCAATACCGTTAAGCTAAATACCATCCAACGCCGCGATATTACCATTAGCTTGCTCAATGAAAACCACGAACCGGTAGTGGTTTGGAAAGTAAAATCCGCCTGGCCCGTGAAGGTGCAATCGCCGGATTTAAAATCAGATGCCAATGAATCAGCTATCGAAACATTGGAAATTGCCCATGAAGGGCTCGTAATTGATAATGGTTAA
- a CDS encoding phage tail sheath C-terminal domain-containing protein yields MPVVKTPGVYVEELSLFPPSVAPVATAVPAFVGYTEKAQDSNLNSLSNIPTKITSFLEFSQLFGGAYPTLSYTVKVDLTQANTILTVNPDKRFFLYDIARQYYDNGGGDCYIVSVGSYDDTIDAGILKTGIEALRKFDEPTLIAFPDGVLLKDGSDLPDFSNYADLQKAALAQCNDLKDRFTLMDIMQGNLKEDVTNKPISNFRDQVGVNFLSYGAAYYPWIISSYGVNVNFRQLKFIDQADADINNIAAFSLNANQTALVGAVNTQVAETTAIIKDIGEDVQTSFKNDIANNDLSLYYGGSNYINSFLSELESDARNTLSFKSKLTDYLQLIGTMVRSFAIAETALPASSPVKLEIPKIKSDPKLVTALTALVSLEKNPKVIDNTLSGRTIAEVDALYAPLDAAPNWFGGTSYGSIPQGNKNYAASKDGCLEIIADVKKDILGILLSSFDALLNAALFHESNAANLLFSIHPFFKGVSDKVTETMRTIPTSGSIAGVCALVDRSRGVWKAPANVSLSSVLGPAVKIDNREQDDLNVTATGKSINAIRAFTGKGTLIWGARTLAGNDNEWRYVPVRRFFIMVEESVKKASEPFVFEPNNATTWTKVRVMIENFLSLQWRAGALQGAKAEDAYFVNIGLDETMTADDILNGLMIVEIGMAVVRPAEFIILRFSHKMMEQ; encoded by the coding sequence ATGCCTGTTGTAAAAACCCCGGGAGTATACGTTGAAGAACTATCCTTGTTCCCCCCGTCTGTTGCGCCGGTAGCTACAGCCGTGCCCGCATTCGTTGGTTATACCGAAAAAGCGCAGGATAGTAATTTAAATTCATTATCCAATATTCCTACCAAGATTACTTCTTTCCTTGAGTTCAGCCAGTTATTTGGGGGAGCTTATCCAACGTTGAGCTACACGGTGAAAGTTGACCTTACCCAAGCAAATACGATATTGACCGTAAACCCCGATAAAAGATTTTTCTTGTATGATATTGCCCGGCAATATTATGATAATGGCGGCGGTGATTGTTACATCGTTTCTGTTGGAAGTTACGATGACACCATCGATGCGGGGATATTAAAAACCGGGATCGAGGCATTGAGAAAGTTTGATGAACCAACCCTGATTGCCTTTCCCGATGGGGTATTATTGAAGGATGGAAGTGATCTACCTGATTTCAGTAATTATGCCGATTTGCAAAAAGCCGCGCTGGCGCAATGTAATGACTTAAAAGATAGGTTTACATTGATGGATATCATGCAGGGCAACCTCAAGGAGGATGTTACGAACAAACCTATCAGTAATTTCAGGGACCAGGTAGGCGTAAATTTCTTGAGCTATGGCGCCGCCTACTATCCATGGATAATTAGTTCTTACGGTGTGAATGTTAATTTTCGGCAATTGAAATTTATTGACCAGGCCGATGCTGATATCAACAATATCGCTGCATTTTCTTTAAACGCCAATCAAACGGCGCTCGTAGGGGCAGTGAATACACAGGTTGCCGAAACAACCGCCATTATAAAAGATATTGGGGAAGATGTTCAGACTTCCTTTAAAAATGATATCGCGAACAATGATCTCAGCTTGTATTACGGTGGTTCAAATTATATCAACTCATTTCTTTCCGAACTGGAAAGCGATGCAAGGAACACGCTTTCTTTCAAGTCGAAATTGACGGACTACCTGCAACTCATCGGAACCATGGTGCGCAGTTTTGCAATAGCTGAAACGGCATTACCCGCAAGTTCACCAGTAAAGCTCGAAATTCCCAAGATAAAATCGGATCCCAAGCTGGTGACCGCGCTAACCGCCCTGGTGAGCCTCGAAAAAAATCCCAAGGTGATCGACAATACATTAAGCGGCCGCACGATAGCGGAAGTTGATGCCTTGTACGCCCCGCTTGATGCGGCGCCAAATTGGTTTGGCGGCACTAGTTATGGAAGCATTCCTCAGGGCAATAAAAATTATGCCGCCAGTAAAGATGGCTGCTTGGAGATTATCGCTGATGTAAAAAAGGATATACTGGGCATCTTGCTTTCTTCCTTCGATGCCCTGTTAAATGCCGCGCTATTCCATGAAAGCAATGCCGCTAACCTGCTATTTTCAATTCACCCCTTCTTTAAAGGCGTTTCAGATAAAGTAACGGAAACCATGAGAACAATCCCCACATCGGGAAGCATAGCCGGGGTTTGTGCACTGGTTGACCGTAGCCGGGGTGTTTGGAAAGCGCCGGCAAACGTGAGCTTATCCTCGGTACTCGGCCCGGCGGTGAAAATCGATAACCGGGAACAAGATGATCTCAACGTTACCGCTACGGGAAAATCGATCAACGCGATCCGTGCATTTACCGGGAAAGGCACCTTGATATGGGGCGCCAGGACTTTAGCCGGTAACGATAACGAATGGCGGTATGTACCTGTAAGGCGCTTTTTCATCATGGTAGAAGAATCTGTAAAGAAAGCGTCGGAACCTTTCGTTTTCGAACCTAATAACGCCACCACATGGACTAAAGTACGCGTTATGATCGAGAACTTCCTGTCATTGCAATGGCGTGCCGGGGCCCTACAAGGCGCCAAGGCGGAAGATGCCTACTTCGTAAACATCGGCCTGGATGAAACCATGACGGCCGATGATATCCTGAACGGCCTAATGATCGTAGAAATCGGTATGGCAGTCGTTCGTCCAGCCGAATTCATCATCCTTCGTTTTTCACATAAAATGATGGAACAGTAA
- a CDS encoding phage tail sheath family protein has product MATSYKTPGVYVEEISKLPPSVAQVETAIPAFIGYTENDTYNGLSLVNKPTRIKSLKEYEEIFGMPQATTMTLNIVNSDGQSALGSDVTVPALSFRMYYSLQVYFANGGGPCYINCIAKYTNIAGNSAQKYTQLSNGLAAVKKEDEPTILIFPDALVLDSGDFHTLFQDALKQCGELMDRVVLIDVLAPNGNDTFASQASTFRTGVGNNFLSYGAAYYPYLRTNLLPYINEATHAVTGFGIAAGTMLRLDETTPGVDLTKSLYHANSKLYFDIKKSLSKIQIILPPSSAIAGVYCQVDSTRGVWKAPANVSLSLIKEPMVRIDDEDQKDMNVTGTGKSVNAIRTFAGKGIIVWGARTLAGNDNEWRYISVRRFYNMVEESVKKASEPFVFEPNDANTWAKVKGMIENFLTLQWRAGALMGAKADDAFFVHVGLGETMTALDIFEGRMIVEIGMAAVRPAEFIILRFSHKMLESA; this is encoded by the coding sequence ATGGCTACAAGCTATAAAACTCCAGGAGTATACGTGGAGGAAATCTCGAAACTGCCGCCTTCGGTGGCCCAAGTTGAAACGGCGATCCCTGCTTTTATCGGTTATACTGAGAATGATACTTATAATGGGCTTAGCCTGGTAAATAAACCCACCAGGATTAAATCGCTGAAAGAATATGAAGAAATATTCGGGATGCCGCAAGCCACTACGATGACACTTAACATCGTGAATAGTGATGGCCAAAGTGCATTGGGTAGCGATGTAACGGTACCTGCACTTAGCTTCAGGATGTATTATAGCTTGCAAGTTTATTTTGCTAATGGCGGTGGTCCATGCTATATAAATTGCATAGCTAAATACACGAATATCGCTGGTAATTCTGCCCAGAAATACACGCAGCTTTCAAATGGCTTGGCGGCCGTCAAAAAAGAAGACGAACCCACTATCCTCATATTTCCCGATGCCCTGGTGCTTGATTCCGGAGATTTTCATACCTTATTTCAAGATGCATTGAAACAGTGCGGGGAATTGATGGATCGCGTTGTATTGATCGATGTATTAGCTCCCAACGGTAATGATACGTTTGCCAGCCAGGCCAGCACATTCAGAACCGGGGTAGGAAATAATTTCCTTAGCTACGGCGCGGCATATTATCCTTACCTGAGAACTAACCTCCTGCCTTATATCAATGAAGCCACACATGCCGTAACAGGATTCGGCATTGCTGCCGGTACCATGTTGCGCTTGGATGAAACGACGCCGGGAGTTGACTTGACCAAGTCATTATACCACGCCAATAGCAAATTATATTTTGATATCAAAAAATCTCTTTCCAAGATACAAATCATCTTACCACCCAGTAGCGCCATCGCGGGGGTTTACTGCCAGGTGGATAGCACCAGGGGCGTATGGAAAGCGCCTGCTAACGTAAGCCTTTCCTTGATTAAAGAACCGATGGTCAGGATCGATGATGAAGATCAGAAAGATATGAACGTTACAGGTACGGGGAAATCTGTCAATGCCATAAGAACTTTCGCCGGTAAAGGCATTATCGTATGGGGAGCTAGAACGCTTGCCGGAAACGATAATGAATGGCGCTATATCTCCGTAAGAAGGTTCTACAACATGGTTGAAGAATCTGTAAAAAAGGCTTCGGAACCATTTGTTTTCGAGCCTAACGATGCGAATACCTGGGCCAAGGTAAAAGGCATGATAGAGAACTTCCTAACACTGCAATGGAGGGCCGGGGCATTAATGGGCGCCAAGGCCGACGATGCTTTCTTCGTCCATGTAGGTTTAGGTGAAACGATGACTGCCCTGGATATATTCGAAGGAAGGATGATCGTGGAAATAGGTATGGCCGCAGTTAGACCTGCCGAATTTATCATTTTGCGTTTCTCGCACAAGATGCTTGAATCTGCATAA